The following nucleotide sequence is from Ailuropoda melanoleuca isolate Jingjing chromosome 12, ASM200744v2, whole genome shotgun sequence.
TGGTAACTGTTGAGGGCATAAGAGGCCCCGTGACTCCAGTGGAAGGGTAAAAAGACGACTCTGGAAGCTGGGGGAAGAAGCATCTTGGCAATttcgggggtgtgtgtgtgcggtgCGCAGTAAGGGCACCAGGGGTTCTgagggatgggggctggggaTTCAGTGTCCAAAGGACGCTCTAacactgggggaggggccaggcctGTGAGAGTGGAGGTCACTGACCTTGCAGGGGAAGGGGGTCTCATCACTCTGGATGAGAGAATCTCAGTGATTACAGAGGGAGGGGTGAGCCCAGTTATTATGGGTGAAGAGATCCTCTGTGTCTACGAGTAGGAAAGGGGACTGCCCAGTTCCGGAGGCCTGGGACAGGGGCAGCGCCGGAACCGACGGGGGAGGGGCCTTGCTGGGTCCTGGGAGCCTCGCCCCGCTGATGACGATCGGGCTGTGCTTAGGTCCCGACGGAACCCGGGCATTTCTCGGTGCTGCTGGACGTGAAACACTTTTCCCCAGAGGAAATCGCCGTCAAGGTAGTTGGCGACCACGTGGAGGTGCATGCGCGCCACGAGGAACGCCCGGTGAGCCcgctggcaggggtggggccagAACGAGTAGGCTGGACCCGCNAATCGCGCGCGAGTTCCACCGCCGCTACCGCTTGCCGTCTGGCGTGGACCCTGCTGCCGTGACGTCCGCGCTGTCCCCTGAGGGCGTCCTGTCCATCCAGGCCGCACCCGCAACGCCCCAGGCCCCACTGCCGCAGCCGCAGGCTGCTGCCAAGTAGGCGTCATGCCTGTACCCCGGGAGCCGCCTCAGGCCCCCTCTTTTAAAGCCGACCTGACTCCGCCCAGCCAGATGTCCTGAGCGCGCCAAACCACCCACCCAATCTGGGATCCTACTCTAACCCTTCCCACGTAGACTGCCCTGGTAACATAGACCATTCCACTGACACTCTCGTTCTCACACCCCCTCCAGCTTTCAAACTCCTGACACCTCCCTAGCTTCCAGGTCCTACGGGGACAATTCAGCCTACAGTCTCCCGGCCTCACTGACCCCTTTCTTGGCATATAAACCCACTCAAAactccttcctctgcttccttctGACTCATCTATTAAAACATGCCCACATCCCATTTTAATCTTCTTCCCCCTCTAACACTAGATTATGGTGTGCACAGCCCTGCCTCCACCCTAGGCCAGTCAAGCATAATCCCTCTCCACCCCTCAAACATCCCAGACCATCCAAGGCCTGGTTCTCAAGATTCTGAATCCTTCCCCTCATTCCAACTGGACAATCTACTCCCCTCCCATCTTGTGACTTGAAACCCCAGCCAGCACCCCTCTCCCAGATTCGTGAACCCCTTTTCTGACCCCCCACCCTTGGACACCTATTCCGGGCCTAGCAGGACCCTCAACCTCAGACTGCACAGATACCCATCGCATCTCCCCAGACTCTGCACGGATATCCTaagccccacccccaactctaACCAGAACCTCCCCATTGTGTCTTAATCCCCACATCTCCAACCACATATCCCACGTAACCCACCTTTCACATACCTCCCCTCATTCTCCAAGATTCAACCAAGCAGGCACTTTTGCTTGGGTACCCTGCAGTCCTCCTCCCTCCTTGAATTTCCTGCCACCCATCCCCTCATCCGTTGTCCCAATAAATGTGCTAAAGCTGTGCCAACCGCTTTATGTCTGGGCCGGGAAATATGGGCTGGAGCAAGCAGAGGCCAGCGTGAAGGTGTGAAGGAGGGGAATGTTTATTGGGGGGACGTGGGGGGCAGGGGAACATCACTGTCGCTCATACATCTCCCGTAGGATCTTCATGCTTTCTGAGTACCGAAGCTGATTCCGATGAGACGCCTCCTTCCACCTGTGGTGGGGgtagagaagcagagggaagaggcagcagTTGGGGAAGAAGCCATAGGGGTACAAACAGGTTCGGGGGTGCTCACCTCTGACGGATGCGTTTCCAGCGCTGCATGTTGCGGTAGATGAGTGTGGATGGTGAGGGCTCAGGCTCGGAGGGCTGCGTGGACAGAGAGGCCAGGCTGGGTTGGCCATGCCCAAGCCCCATACCATATGCCCCACAGCCCTGGGCCAGCCTGCATACCCACCTCATCATCAGGGGTACCCTGGGTCTCAGGCTGCAGGGGGGATGGAATTCGGGATCTGCAAGCATCTCCAGGTGGCCCAGGGGCTGTGGGTGGAGGCAGCTTGTACACATCACGACTCTTGCTGTTGGTGACCTCTGAACTCTGCGGACACAAGGGCCCCACACCAGGCCCAAGAGAGTTTGAGAAGAGGGTCAGCAGTACACACTTCACCCCTCCTGCCTTTCCCAGTGACAGCAGACAGGAGGGTCTCACCAGGGACTGTCTTAAGAGCCATGCCAAAGAAAGGTCTGCTCCAGGGATCCCTGCCTGTATTCTGTCCAGCCCAGGGACCCCCGATCACTCCTACCCAGCCCAGTAACCCCCATCTGCTCCCCTAGGCCAGGTGGCTACACCTGTTTGCAGTAAGGATTTCTGTCAAGCCCCCCAGCTTTTGGGGACCTCTAATCTTGGAGTTCACATCTACCTGCCCAAGGGaaccctgtcccctctccctctcaggCCAGGTAGTCATGTCTGTCTACTTTAAGGGGTTCCATCCATACCCTCGGCCAAAGGGCTCACATCTGTGTGCCTCACTGGATCGAGAAATCACTGTGGGACATGGAGACCTGTGTGCATCTATCCCACCAGCTTTGGGAGAGGACACCTCTAACCATCTACCCCTTGGCTGCTGGGAGGGGGGCCCACCCTACATCCAACCTCCTCATCCTCAGGCAGCGGGGGCAGTGGTGAGCTGGGTGAGCGTTCACGCTCGCGCACGGAGGGGCTGTTGCGCATCCAGGCTCGGCAGATTGGGTACAGGGGCGTGTTCTCACTGAACTGAGCCAAGTCCACACTCCGGTCAAACAGCTTGATCACATACGTGTCTAGGGTAACAGGAGGGGAAGGTGTGTGAACACCCTCACACAGCTCCCTGTCACTGCCTGCCCTCTACGGCCACTGCCTACTCACTGGATCGCTGTGGCCCTCCCTCAGCCAGCCCGTCATccatctccctcctcttcttccttcgcTGGTGGGGGAAGCGGGCGGATGGCCTGTGTGGGGCAGGAGAACATCAGgaccagggtgggggctgggaactTCTCGTCAGTCGGCTGGGGCCCCTGCCACCTTACCGTTTGCCAGTGGCTGCAACAGAACAATCCCTGTGGGGAGAGACAAGGTGTCAGCAGGCTGGCCCTCGAACAAATGCCTGCTCAAAACCACCCAAAGGGCGCCCTTGGGGATCCTGAGATGTTCACGTGGACCCCACCAACCCCTTAGACCCTGCATCCCGCTCACGCCTCCGGGGCTGTAGGTGGCAACCATGAGGGGACCTAAGCTTCTGCTGCCACAGAGTCTCTGTACATGCAGGATGGAGGACTATGGTGGAGGAAGCACGGAGCAGGGTGGTCAGGGCTTGGATGAGGGAGGAAGTTGTCCAACACAAATGCTCAGATCCAGATCCCATCCACAAAACTTACTTGTTGTGGGTGTCCGAGGGGGTTTTCCCAGCTTCCTCCTCCAGACGCTCCCTGGTAGCAGAAGAGAACTGTGGGCTTGGGGTTTCCAGAGCCAAGTGGGCAGGTGCTGAGTGGCTTGTCCACTGGGATCCTTGCTCCCTAAGCCAGCCTCTGGGGTCCCACCCAGATCCGCCCAGGACCGGAGGGTCCAACTTGCCAGGACCCCCAACCCCCTGTGACCCGTGCCTGGCCAGGTCCCAACCTGTCCATGTGGCTCTTCTCCAGCAGACATTGCAAAACAGCATCAAGTTGGTTCCGGGCCTTGGCCATCTCCAACTCTGGGGAAGAAGATACCGAGCAGGACTCAGTTCCCAGGCCCAAGGCAGGTGGGCAGCCAACTGGGCCAGGGGCCAGGTATGCCGAGAGAGTGCAGTGGGCAAGGACAACTGAGCAAGAGTGCTGGGTTCCCAGGGCTGTCCCACATGCTGGTGTGTGACCACAGACAAGCCACCTTACCTCACCTAGCCTATTTCCTCATCTTGAAACTAGGTCTCCCAATGATACCTATCTGCAAGGACTGTTTTGAGGTTTAAGTAAACCTATGATGTGTGAATCTCTTAGCAGCGTGCATTAACAGTAAGTTGTACAGAGTACTTTTATGTGCCAAGAATTGTTCCAAGCACATCACACATGTTAACCCCGTCACATTTTCACAATAACTCTGACAGGTAGATATGATTATCCCCATCTTACGTATGatgaaacggaggcacagagaagttaggctacttgctcaaagtcacacagagaagAAATTGCAGGGCTGAGGATTTGCACACAGGCCATCTGGCTCCACAGCTGACGTTATAAGGCAGAGACTCAAACTGGGTGCAGAATCTAGCCCCCAGATGTGCTTTGTTTGGCTGAAGCAGTTGTGTTATTTTAAATCTGAATAGACAACATTTAATATTCGGAGATTGCACCTAAAATATCCATTTTTGGCTCCCTCCCCCAGGAAATAATATCTGGGCCCAGCTTCCTGCATTCCTGGCTCTGTCAGCCTGTGTGTTTACTTCCCCTCATCATAGAACTTAAGGAGgtgatattataaatattctcCTCTTGCCCTTGTGGGGTGTTTGCTCTCCTCTTCCAACCAGTACCTAGCATCACTCTGGCCCAGTGCTCAAAGCCTGGAAGGATACCTGGGGACATGCTTTGCCAGCCCTTGGATGGAGAGAAACAGGGATTCCCAACATCACTGAGGAgagacagggtggggggaagggcttAAGGGCAGCTAAGATTCTAGCAAAGAACCCTGGGCAGGAGCCAAGGTACAGATCATACCCACATCTTTTTTCCTAGCTCCTGCTTCTTTCCTGAACCTTAGACCTTGGGATCCCATGGTCTCCTAGATACCTTTCCCTGGACATCCCCTAGGCCCCTACCATCTACTAGGTCCCACACTAGCCTCAGTGCCTCTCTAAACTTTACCCCTTTTCATGGGCCCCCACCTCGGGGGTAGCCCCAAGGTCCCCCAGTCCCTCTCACCCTCCTGCACTGCAGCTCACCAACCCCATGGCCTGTCTACTTGGCCTCCTGAGTGTCTCTCCACCTACCTCCTCCCTACCCTggtcctctcccttccttctcctgggctCCCAGACTCAATCTCCTCCTTTGATCTACCCTTCACAAGGTGGCCAGAAAACCAAACCAAGGCTCTCCGGCTTAGAACACTCCACAACTCTGCAGAGCCCCAGGACTGAGCTCTTTGGCCCAATGTTCACAGGCTTCCATGACCCTGtctacccctgccccccaaccATCATTTGTGGCCAGGCCTTTACTCTTTgacccacaatttttttttttttggcatttggggggcatttttaGTAACTCACTCTTCAGTTCCAAACTCGCCCTTGGCTCCCCATTTCCCTCAGAGCAAAAGCCAAAGTCCTAACTTGGGCCCACAGGATCTGTCattccctcctgctccccactgcactccctctgctccagccacactggcctccgtGCTCCTCCTTGCACAGGCCAGATGAGTCTTCCACCTCAGGGCCTCTTCAGAGCTATTTCCTTGGTCTGATTTGCTGTGCCCTCACCTATCCTCATAGCCCTCTCCCTCATCTTGTCAGATCTTACGTTCTGTTTCGTTGTATTACCACTTATACCATCTAACACCCTACACATCATTTTACTCCCCGCCCCGGTCTGGATTCCATGCCTCTCTCACCACCCTCAACGTGCCAGTCCTGTTTTCCCATCAACTTGGACCCAACTCAAAATGACTTCCTTTCTCTCAGCTTCGGTTTCCCCAACTACCACGTTTTCTACTTTCTAGGATTACTGGGCTACAGTGACTGCCAGGATTAAAAGCTTCCTTGTACTTCAGGCGCTGAGCACAATGCTTGACCTTTGCTGGAACTGACCACTGCTggaaatagggaaactgaggcagagccaAGAAGAGTCCTTTCAGAGTCACACGGCTCGGGATCCCCATGTCTTACCGCACCACACAGTTTGAGCCACCACCATTCAATCTCAACGCTACTTGGAGCACAAACCGGTAAGGTATGAAGATGGCAAGAATCGGTCCATGCCTGACATGTCGATAATCAGAAAGGCGGCAGGAAGAGTCGCGTGGTCCGTCTTATCGCGATAATCCTGTCTTTCGGGACTCCCGTACCCTGCTCGGTCGGTGCTCCCCTAAAAGCCCCCTACCTCGGGGTCCTCACCTGATTTCTCCACTTTCACCTTCACCGGGAACATGGTTTGGGTCTGAGGTGTGGCTAGCTGGGTCGGAGGAGCCCAGAAGAGCCCAGGGTCACAAATcaaggctgaaggcagacgggaAGAGGTCAAGATAAGCTTTGTGCGCAGCGAGTCCTCCGCTCTGAGCAGTGTCCGGCGGCGACCGCCACTGCAGCCGCCACCTCCACTACTTTCCCTTCTGTGGGCGGGCCCTTTTGTCAATTGCCTATTTCCATTTGTCAGTGCAACCGTCGATCTCGTCGCTGACCAATTGACAGCTGCCGCCATCGGCTCCCAGGTCTAAGTCCCACCTTTCGAGGCCCCGTTTCCGGAAACAAATCAACGACATCCCGGAGCTCTTCCTGGGAGGTGTAGTTCCAGCTCCCGAGACTCAGCCAGAGTAACGGCGCCTGCGCCGCGCGTGGCACGGTGGGTGATGTAGGACGAGGGCCTCGCAAGGCTTCTTGGAACTTGTAGTGTTAGAAGCTTTGAGTAACACCAATTTAGCTATTGACAGGGTTTATTTAACTGTGGGAGTCCTTCTTGTCCCTGAGGAAGAGAAGTCTGGAGGTAGGCCTGGTTCAATCTTACTGAGCACTCGCTAGGTGCCAGCTACCTGTTAATCTCTCTTCAGGCACAACCTcatttatttaggaaatatttattagtgtgccaggcactcttctaggcactggggacactgcactgaacaaaacagacaaaaactctTGCTGTAATAGAGCGTATATTTTAGAGGATGTAAGATtacaagaaacaagtgaaatattttaaatgaaatgaaatgagaaaggatACAACCTGAAGGCACATAGGGAGTACCAAGGTAGggattgaaattttattttagtttttattttttttaaagattttatttatttatttgacagagatagagacagccagagagagagggaacacaagcagagggagtgggagaggaagaagcaggctcatagcagaggagcctgatgtggggctccatcccacaacgctgggatcacgccctgagccgaaggcagacgcttaaccggtgtgccacccaggcgccccagggattgaaattttaaataagatggtcAAGAAAGCCTTCTCTGATAAAGCTCTTGGCTATGTCTATTGCTGCGGACATCTTCAGAAAATGGGAAACTTCCATTTACCACATATGGTTTGGCTTAGACAAATTCCAGGAGGTAGCATTGATATCCACATTTCTGATGAGAATACTGAGAACAAGTGGGAAAGTACAGTTTTCAAATTCACACACCACCAGCAGAGGATAAAAGCCCCTAGCAGTGCAAGCATTATTCCTTTCCTagttctgcatctgtaaaatagggttcCT
It contains:
- the HSPB6 gene encoding heat shock protein beta-6; its protein translation is MEIPVPVQPSWLRRASAPLPGLSAPGRLFDQRFGEGLLEAELAALCPATLAPYYLRAPSVALPTAQVPTEPGHFSVLLDVKHFSPEEIAVKVVGDHVEVHARHEERPVSHPXIAREFHRRYRLPSGVDPAAVTSALSPEGVLSIQAAPATPQAPLPQPQAAAK
- the LIN37 gene encoding protein lin-37 homolog isoform X2; translated protein: MAAAVNWSATRSTVALTNGNRQLTKGPAHRRESSGGGGCSGGRRRTLLRAEDSLRTKLILTSSRLPSALICDPGLFWAPPTQLATPQTQTMFPVKVKVEKSELEMAKARNQLDAVLQCLLEKSHMDRERLEEEAGKTPSDTHNKDCSVAATGKRVQRSPTARVVMCTSCLHPQPLGHLEMLADPEFHPPCSLRPRVPLMMSPPSLSPHHPHSSTATCSAGNASVRGEHPRTCLYPYGFFPNCCLFPLLLYPHHRWKEASHRNQLRYSESMKILREMYERQ
- the LIN37 gene encoding protein lin-37 homolog isoform X1; this encodes MAAAVNWSATRSTVALTNGNRQLTKGPAHRRESSGGGGCSGGRRRTLLRAEDSLRTKLILTSSRLPSALICDPGLFWAPPTQLATPQTQTMFPVKVKVEKSELEMAKARNQLDAVLQCLLEKSHMDRERLEEEAGKTPSDTHNKDCSVAATGKRPSARFPHQRRKKRREMDDGLAEGGPQRSNTYVIKLFDRSVDLAQFSENTPLYPICRAWMRNSPSVRERERSPSSPLPPLPEDEESSEVTNSKSRDVYKLPPPTAPGPPGDACRSRIPSPLQPETQGTPDDEPSEPEPSPSTLIYRNMQRWKRIRQRWKEASHRNQLRYSESMKILREMYERQ